A stretch of the Phycisphaerae bacterium genome encodes the following:
- a CDS encoding addiction module toxin, HicA family, which translates to MGQRLPVISGGRLVRILQDVGFATLRQRGSHVAMQKITAEKAYRTVVPLHDELGRGTLRDILRQSGLSKEELVERMKTR; encoded by the coding sequence ATGGGTCAGCGTCTTCCGGTCATCAGCGGCGGGCGTCTGGTCAGGATTCTTCAGGACGTGGGATTTGCGACGCTGCGACAGAGGGGAAGCCACGTCGCGATGCAGAAGATCACGGCGGAAAAGGCATATCGAACGGTGGTCCCGCTGCACGACGAACTGGGTCGGGGAACGCTTCGCGACATTCTGAGGCAGAGCGGCCTTTCGAAAGAAGAACTCGTGGAACGAATGAAGACACGGTAA
- a CDS encoding type II toxin-antitoxin system HicB family antitoxin produces MRSLAFIITEEEGFFVARCPQLDVTSQGRTLQEAQKNMKEAIECYIEAFGLEDIPETTIKPVVATVEIG; encoded by the coding sequence ATGCGGAGTCTCGCATTTATCATCACCGAGGAAGAGGGTTTCTTCGTGGCGCGGTGTCCCCAGCTCGACGTGACGTCCCAGGGGCGGACGTTGCAGGAGGCCCAGAAGAACATGAAGGAAGCCATCGAGTGCTACATCGAGGCCTTCGGGCTGGAGGACATCCCGGAGACCACGATCAAGCCGGTCGTCGCCACGGTGGAGATCGGGTGA